A window of Kribbella sp. NBC_00382 genomic DNA:
CCGGAGGTGAGCCCGTAGGCGTACGTGCGGTAGAACAGCGGGCCGCCGGAGTCGCCCGGCTCGGCGCAGACGTTGGTGCGGATCAGGTTGCCCACTGCACCTTCGTCGTAGATCACCGTGGCGTTCAGGCCGGTGACCTTGCCGCCGTGCAGGCCGCTGGTGACGCCCGTGCGGTAGACCGTCTGGCCGAGGCCCGGGTTGGCCGCCCTGACGATGTCCTGGGAGTGGCCGTTGTAGAGGCTCACACTGCCGCCGGGTGTGAGGCCGGCCCGGTAGACGACCAGGGCGTAGTCGTTGCCCGGGAAGCTGGGCCGGAGAACCGTGCCGACCAGGTTCCGGTGGCTCTCGTCGCTGTACCAGGTGGCGGCGTCCTTACCGCAGTGCCCGGCGGTCAGCAGGTAGTACCTGCCCTTGCGCTGGACGTTGAACCCGGCCGAGCAGGTCCAGTCGCCGCCGTAGATCCCACCACCGCCGTTGACGTACTTGGTCAGCTTGCCGGGGAGCTTCTCCATCACGACCTGGTCCCCGAACTGCTGGGTGAGCTGGGTCAGCGACTTGTACTTGCTGCCGATCACAGTCGAGTCGTAGGAGACGACGACCTTGCCGTCCGGCCTGGTCATCCAGGCGGTGCCAGGGACGGTGTTGTCCTTGGCCAGGGCGGCGGAGATCGCAGTGGCGGTACGCGGTCCGGGCGGCGTCTGCTGGGGGACGGCCGAGGCGGCGTTGGCGGCTGGGATGGCGAGCAGGGCGAGCGCACCGGTGGCCAGCGTCGCCACTGCGCGGCGGAGGGAAGGCGATGTCATGAGAGACACCTTTCCACTGCGACCGGTTCAGCCGGGGGAGATGGCACCAACCTGTCGCTAGTCGTGGCGCAGCGAGTGCAGGACGAACGAGGAGAGCTCCCGGTACGCCTCGGCGTCGCTGAGCCCGGTACGCCGGGCGATGTCGCCACGCTGGATCGCCTGCATCGTGTGCGCGACCATCTCGGCCGCGAAGCCGATGTCGAGTTGCCGGAACGCCCGGCTCTCGATCCCCTCCTCGATCAGCGTCCGGACCCGGTCGGCCGCGATCCGGGTGTTGCGCTCGTACACCGACCGGGCCGGCGCGAACGTCGCGACGTCGTCCAGGAAGGTCCGGCTGGCCGGCCGCAGCGCGTCCGCGACGGCGTTCAGGTACGCCGCGATCCGGCGGTCCGGCCGGGTCTGCTTGGCCACCGCCGACTCCACCTCCGCGGTGGCATTCTTGAAGTAGTGCTTGACCACCTCGACGGCGAGCTGCTCCTTGCTCGGTGCCAGCGCGTACAGGGTCGTCTTGCTGCAGCGCAGCTCGGCCGCCAGGTCGTCCAGGGTGAACCGGCTGAAGCCTTGGGTGAGGAACAGGGACAGGAGCCGGTCGAGCAGTTCGGACTGCCTGCGGGTACGACGCCCCGGGACGACTGTTGTCATATCGAGACAGCATAGAACGATACGGAACTTTGGTCTTCAGTATCGATAGGAGTATCATTTCGGTACCCGTGGAGAGGGGTGCCTGATGGCTGTCGACCGCTTGCTTCCGACCGAGGAGGCCGGTGAGCTGCTGGGTCTCGTGCGCGACCTCTGTGAGCACGAACTCGCGCCGTACGCGGCCAAGGCCGAGGAGACCGAGACCTTCCCGCGGGAGGCGTTCCACACGCTCGGCAAGGCCGGGCTGCTGGGCCTGCCTTATCCGGAGCAGTACGGCGGCGCCGAGCAGCCGTACGAGGTCTACCTGCAGATGCTCGAGGAGATCGCCGCGGCCTGGATGTCGGTCGGTGTCGGCCTGTCCGTCCACACGATGACCAGCTACGCGATCGCGACCTTCGGTACTGCGGACCAGCGCGAGCTCCTGCTCCCCGACATGGTCGGCGGCGAACTGCTCGGCGCCTATGCGCTGTCCGAGCCGCAGGCCGGGTCCGACATCAGCGGGATGACAACGAAGGCAGTCCGCGACGGCGACCACTACGTGCTGAGCGGCACCAAGTCGTGGATCACGCATGGCTCGCACGCCGACTTCTACACGACCTTCGCCCGTACGTCCGCCGACCCGAAGCACGGCATCTCCGCCTTCCACGTGCCCGCGTCGGCCGAGGGGCTCAGCTTCGGCGCCCCGGAACGCAAGATGGGCCTGACCGGATCGACCACCACGCTGGTCAACTACGACGGCGTCCGGGTGCCGGTCGCCAACCTGATCGGCAACGAGGGCGACGGGATGCGGATCGCCTTGTCCGCGCTCGACTCCGGCCGGCTCGGCATCGCTGCTTGCGCGGTGGGCCTCGCACAGGCAGCGCTCGACCTCGCCGCGTCGTACGCGCTGGGCCGGGAGCAGTTCGGGCACCCGATCTCCGACTTCCAGGGCATGCAGTTCCTGCTGGCCGACATGGCCGCGGCGACCGAGTCCGCGCGATCGACGTACATCCAGGCTGCCCGGCGGCGCGATCTCGGCCGGCCGTTCACCCAGCAGGCGGCGATCGCCAAGCTGGTCTGCACCGACGCGGCGATGAAGGTGACCACCGATGCGGTCCAGGTGCTCGGTGGCTACGGTTACACCCGCGAGTTCCCGGCCGAGCGCTACATGCGCGAGGCCAAGGTGACCCAGATCTTCGAAGGCACCAACCAGATTCAGCGTCTCGTAATCAGCCGCGATCTCCTCAGGAGTGTTCGATGAAGCTTGCCGCGTCCGATGTCGTCCTCGTCACCGGCGGTGGTTCCGGGCTCGGTGAGGCGACCGTACGCCGATTCGCCGCCGCCGGGTCCGGCGTGGTGATCTGCGACCTCCCGTCCTCCGCAGGCAAGGCGATCGCCGACGAACTGGGCGAACGCGTCGTCTTCGTCCCCACCGACGTGACGGACGAGGCTGCCGTCACCGCCGCCCTCGACGCGGCCGCCTCGCTGGGCCCGCTCCGCCTGGTCGTCACCTGCGCCGGCATCGCCACCCCCGGCCGCGTCGTCGGCCGTAAGGGCCCGTTGCCCTTGGCAACCTTCAAGCAGGTGATCGAGGTCAATGTCGTCGGCACCTTCAACGTCCTCCGCCTGGCCGCCGAGCGCATGATGGCCCTCGACCCCGACGAAGACGGCGACCGCGGCGTAGTGGTCATGACGGCCTCCATCGCCGCCTACGACGGCCAAATCGGCCAAGCCGCCTACGCGTCCAGCAAGGGCGCGATCGTCTCCCTGACCCTCACGGCTGCCCGAGACCTGGCAGACAAGGGAATCCGGGTCGTCACCATCGCCCCCGGCACCATGGAAACCCCCATGCTCGCCGGCCTCCCCGAAGACGCCCGCAAGGTCCTGGAGCAACAGGTCCCGCACCCGGCCCGCCTCGGCCGCCCCTCGGAGTACGCCGCGCTGGTCGACCACATCGTCAGCAACCAACTCCTCAACGGCGAGGTCATCCGCCTGGACGGCGCCCTCAGGATGCCCCCGCGTTAATTGCCCTGTGGACAGCCGCTGATCTGGGTGGCTGCCCGGATACCTTCCCTGCTGAATCGACTTGGCGGTTCGTTGCGGAGGAGGTGTCTGACAAATATGTACTACAGTGTTGTCATGGCTGAGATCCCGGTGCGGGTGCTGAATCAGGAGACGGCGAAGGTGCTGGCCCGGGTGAAGCAGGGCGAAGAGATCGAGATCACCGAGCGGGGGGCGGTGATCGCACGGCTGGTGCCTGCGAAACCGTCACCGGTGGCACGTCTGCTGGAGACCGGCAAGCTCAGGCTGCCGCGCAGCACCGGCCCGATGCCGCACCCCCGGGGAGAGATCCGCACGGACCGGCAAGCAGGCGAGCTGCTGGAGGAGCTGCGGGGCGAGGAGCGGTACTGATGATCTACCTCGACACGGCGGCTCTGGTGAAACTCGTCCGCCGCGAGGTGGAGTCGGACGCACTCGTCGACTGGATCGCGGACCGGCCGGACGAGCTCCTCGTCTCGTCGGCGCTCTCCGAGGTCGAGCTTCCGCGCGCCCTGCGACGGACCGAGCCGGCCTTGCTTGCCGCACTGCCTGGGGTGCTCGGACGGATTGCGGTCTACGAGATCGACGAGTTGGTTCGGTCCACCGCCGCTGCCTATGACGACCCAGCCATCCGTTCACTTGACGCGATCCACCTCGCCACGGCAGACGCAGTACTGGCTGACGACCTGACGGCTTTCGTCACGTACAACCGCCGGCTGCTTGCCGCCGCGGAAGATCTGGGCTTGCCGGTCGCTGCGCCTGCTGCCTGATCACTGCCATCGTCGGCGGGTTCAGCGCGGTGGTGGGGTGAAGCTGCCGGGGGCGTCGATGAGGGGTTGGTCGGGGTGGTGGACGCCGGTGAAGAGCAGGTCGGTGAAGGGGATGGAGAAGACGCGGAAGTCGGAGCCGACCTTTGTGTAGTACTGGTTGGTGCAGTTCTGTTCCTGGAAGAGCATCGACCAGTTGCCGTCGGGGCCGTGCAGGGTCAGGCGGATCGTTTTCAAGCCTTGCGGTAGGCAGAGCAACGTGCTGCCGATGCGCATCGTGGGCGCGGTCTGGAGTTCTCTGCTGATCTGCTGGGCCAGGTTGGTCGCCCGCTTGCCGTCGAGGCTTGAGCCTGCGATCAGAGATGACTGCGGGGAGTTGTATTTACCCCAGTACTCGCAGATGCCGACCGAGTCGATCTTGCCCAGCACCAGCGATTCGGTTGAGTCGTCCTCAGCAGGGAGATAGCCGTTCTGCTCGCAGCCGTAGGCGTCCGGGCCGTTGGCGAGTGGGACGGCCGAGTCGAGGATGCGTTGGCGGAGGGCGTCGTTCTTGGTGAGCACGCTGACGTGGATGCCGCCGACCTCGCGGGTCTCCTCGGTCCAGCCGCCGTCGTACTGCTTGACGCCGGGCTGCTGGAGGTCGTCGAACCAGACGTACTCGTGCCGTTCCGCGAGCGGTAGGACCGCGACGGCGCAGCCGGAGTTCTTGAGGACGATCCAAGGTGAGAGCCGGCCGACGGTCGGCGCCTTCGAGGAGCCGCACGGCGCCGGGCTGGAGGTGAAGTTCGTCCACTGAGCGGGCACCTGGACCTGGACCGTCTTGTACGACTCCCAACGAAAATCCGTGGTCGTAGTCGAGGCCGGACCGGCCTCATGGTTCAGCGACTGGCTCACGGTGATGGTCGCGGCGACCGCAACGACCGCCAGGGCCGCAGCGCCAATGGTCCGGCCGGTACGCCGCCGCCGCAAGCGACGGTGAACCGTCGTCAGCAGGTCGTGGTCGTCGGGCGCCTCGGCAGCGTGACGGTCGAGCGACTCGGTCAGCATGCTCTCGGTGGGGTCTGCCATCAGCGGGTGACCTCCTCGGTCGTGCTCAGGGTCGTCCGCAACGACGCCAGCGCGCGGTGGATCTGGGAACGGACCGTGCCGGCGGTGCAGTCGAGGATCTCGGCGATCTCGTTGTCCGGGAGGCCTTCGTAGTACCGGAGGACGACGGCGGCGCGCTGCTTGGTCGGCAGCGAGGCGCACAGGGTCCAGACCGCGTCCTGCTCGGCGTGCGGGCCGGCGTGGTCCACGGTGGCGGAGTCGAAGGTCGTCGCCTCACCGACCGGCGTCTCGCGGCGGAAGAACTTGCGCCACCGCGAGATGTCCGCGTTGACGACAGCCCGCCGCAGGTACGCCTCCGGGTCACCCAGCCGGCCGATCCTGGCCCAGCGCGAGTACGCCGAAACGAGCGCGTCCTGGACCGCCTCTTCAGCCCGGCTGTGATCCCGGGTGATCAGGTACGCGAACCGCAGCAGCGCAGCACCACGCAACTTGACCCATTCGTCGAAATCCGGCGATCCCCCGTCGGTCATCCGCCACCTCCTACCCCGTACCACGCGGGCAGCAGCTCAGACGTTGCATTCAGTCCAGATCGGGGTCGAGTGTGGCTCCGGGTGGCGGGGGCGGTGGAAGGGTGAGCTTCTCGTCGGGCTTGGCGGCCAGGACGGTTTCGACGTACGAGCGGGCCGCCTCCATCGTGTCGACCTCATGGCCGGCCTGCTCGGACAGGAACCAGCGGTGCTCAAGTACTTCGTGGAACACCTCCGCCGGCTCGAGCTTGCGCTTCAGATCCCGAGGTACCGACCGGACGACCGGCTCGAAGACCTCGGTCAGCCACTGGTGCGCGACGATCTCCTCGTCCTCGCCCTGCTGGTCGGTCGAAGCGGAGTACGAGTCGAGGTCGTTGAGCAGCCGCCGCGCCTGGTTCTCCTCGACGTCGAGCCCGGTCAGCCGCAGCAGCCGCCGCGAGTGGTGGCCGGCGTCCACGACCTTGGGCTGGATCCGGACCTGGCTGCCGTCCCAATCGGTGATGATGTCGATCTCGGCGACGTCGAAGCCGAGCTCGTTCAGCCGCCGGATCCGCGAGTCCAGCCGGTGCATCTCGTCCGTGTGGAACTCCTCCGGCGCGGTCAGCTCCTTCCAGAGCGCCTCGTACCGGGCGGTGATCGAGTGGATCGTCTCCAGCGGATCGATGGTCGCGTCGAGCAGGCCGCCCTCCTCGAGGTCGGACAGCTCGCCGAACAGGTTGATCTCGGCCGTGTAGAGGTCGTGCGCGCGCTGCCCGTCGGAGATGTCCTGGTGCAGCTCGCCGGTCTCCGCGTCCACCAGGTACGCCGCGAAGGCGCCCGCATCACGTCGGAAGAGAGTGTTCGACAGCGAGCAGTCGCCCCAGAAGAAGCCCAGCAGATGGAGCCGGACGATCAGCGCGACCAGGGCGTCGATCAGCCGGTTGACCGTGTCCGGCCGCAGCGTGCTGGAGAACAGCGCCCGGTACGGCAGGGAGAACTGCAGGTGCTTGGTGACCAGGATCGAGTCGAGCGGCTCGCCGTTCTTGTCCAGCCGGTCGGTGATGACGCCGACCGGTTCGACCGAGGGGGAGTCCAGCCGCTCGAGGTCGCGCAGCAGCCGGTACTCGTGCATCGCGAGGTGTTCCATCACCTCTTTGATCGCGTAGACCGTGCCGTTCACCCGGACGAACCGGACGACGTGGCGGGAGATACCGCGGGGGAGCGCGACCAGCTGGTCCTCCGGCCACTCCTCCAGCGGGATGTCCCAGGGGAGCGAGAGCAGGCCGGTGTCCGGGCGAGTGGCTACGAAACGAGGCACCCGACCAGTGTGGCAGTTCCTGACGGATCGGGTAACGAACGCAAGTGGCCGCAAGAATTTGCGGAATGTGGCGTAGTGTTTGCGCTATGACGCGACGACTTGCTGAGGTGGCGAAGAAGGTCGGGGTCAGCGAGGCGACCGTGAGCCGGGTACTCAACGGCAAACCGGGGGTCTCCGAGGCGACCCGCGAGGCGGTACTCACCGCGCTCGACGTGCTCGGTTACGAGCGCCCGACCCAGCTCAGAGGTGACCGGGCCCGCCTGGTCGGCCTGGTGCTGCCGGAGTTGCAGAACCCGATCTTCCCGGCTTTCGCCGAGGTGGTCGGCGGGGCGCTGGCGCAGCAGGGGTTCACGTCGTTGCTGTGCACAAGGACAGTCGGTGGCGTCTCCGAGGCTGACTACGTCGACCTGCTCCTTCAGCAGCAGGTCTCGGGCGTCGTCTTTGCCGGTGGTTTCTACGCCCAGGCGGATGCGCCGCACGCACACTACGAGCTGATCCAGGAGCGCCGGCTGCCGACCGTCCTGGTCAACGCCGCCGTCGACCACCTCGGCTTCCCGCAGGTCTCGTCGGACGACGTTGTCGCCGCGGAGATGGCGCTGGGACACCTACGCGCGCTCGGGCACCAGAAGATCGGGATGGTGCTCGGCCCCCGCGACCACATCCCCTCGCGGCGCAAGCTGGACGCTTTCCTGAAGTCTCCGGAGGCCGATCCGGAGTTGGTCGAGCACACGATGTTCTCGCTCGAGGGCGGGCACGCGGCCGCGACCCGGCTGGTGAAGCAGGGCGTCACCGGGATCGTCTGCGCGAGCGACATCCTGGCGCTCGGCGCGATCCGGGCCGTCCGCCGGGCCGGCTTGTCCGTACCTGACGACGTCTCCGTGATCGGGTACGACGACTCCGCGATGATGAACTGCACCGACCCGCCACTGACGACGGTCCGGCAGCCGATCGACGCGATGGGGCGGGCCGCGGTCGAGATACTGGTCGCACTGATCGAGCGCGCCGCGGTACCGGCCGACGAGCTGCTCTTCGAGCCCGAACTGGTGGTACGCGCGTCGACGGCCCGGGCACGGGCGACAGCCAAGGTCTGACAACGACAGACACCCCACGGGGGTCTTGAGCAGAAATCCTGCTCGAGGCCCCCGTTTTGCGTTGTTCCGGCGAGGAGTCACGTTTTTGCAACTTGCGATCGAACTATTGCGCACATCTAGTCGCGTTGCCTACGGTACGGACCACATCCGAGGGGCGGGACGGAAAGCGCCCTCGCCAG
This region includes:
- a CDS encoding SigE family RNA polymerase sigma factor, yielding MTDGGSPDFDEWVKLRGAALLRFAYLITRDHSRAEEAVQDALVSAYSRWARIGRLGDPEAYLRRAVVNADISRWRKFFRRETPVGEATTFDSATVDHAGPHAEQDAVWTLCASLPTKQRAAVVLRYYEGLPDNEIAEILDCTAGTVRSQIHRALASLRTTLSTTEEVTR
- a CDS encoding SDR family NAD(P)-dependent oxidoreductase; this translates as MKLAASDVVLVTGGGSGLGEATVRRFAAAGSGVVICDLPSSAGKAIADELGERVVFVPTDVTDEAAVTAALDAAASLGPLRLVVTCAGIATPGRVVGRKGPLPLATFKQVIEVNVVGTFNVLRLAAERMMALDPDEDGDRGVVVMTASIAAYDGQIGQAAYASSKGAIVSLTLTAARDLADKGIRVVTIAPGTMETPMLAGLPEDARKVLEQQVPHPARLGRPSEYAALVDHIVSNQLLNGEVIRLDGALRMPPR
- a CDS encoding S1 family peptidase; amino-acid sequence: MTSPSLRRAVATLATGALALLAIPAANAASAVPQQTPPGPRTATAISAALAKDNTVPGTAWMTRPDGKVVVSYDSTVIGSKYKSLTQLTQQFGDQVVMEKLPGKLTKYVNGGGGIYGGDWTCSAGFNVQRKGRYYLLTAGHCGKDAATWYSDESHRNLVGTVLRPSFPGNDYALVVYRAGLTPGGSVSLYNGHSQDIVRAANPGLGQTVYRTGVTSGLHGGKVTGLNATVIYDEGAVGNLIRTNVCAEPGDSGGPLFYRTYAYGLTSGGTGDCSSGGVTYFQPVIEAMNAYGVNVY
- a CDS encoding LacI family DNA-binding transcriptional regulator produces the protein MTRRLAEVAKKVGVSEATVSRVLNGKPGVSEATREAVLTALDVLGYERPTQLRGDRARLVGLVLPELQNPIFPAFAEVVGGALAQQGFTSLLCTRTVGGVSEADYVDLLLQQQVSGVVFAGGFYAQADAPHAHYELIQERRLPTVLVNAAVDHLGFPQVSSDDVVAAEMALGHLRALGHQKIGMVLGPRDHIPSRRKLDAFLKSPEADPELVEHTMFSLEGGHAAATRLVKQGVTGIVCASDILALGAIRAVRRAGLSVPDDVSVIGYDDSAMMNCTDPPLTTVRQPIDAMGRAAVEILVALIERAAVPADELLFEPELVVRASTARARATAKV
- a CDS encoding TetR/AcrR family transcriptional regulator produces the protein MTTVVPGRRTRRQSELLDRLLSLFLTQGFSRFTLDDLAAELRCSKTTLYALAPSKEQLAVEVVKHYFKNATAEVESAVAKQTRPDRRIAAYLNAVADALRPASRTFLDDVATFAPARSVYERNTRIAADRVRTLIEEGIESRAFRQLDIGFAAEMVAHTMQAIQRGDIARRTGLSDAEAYRELSSFVLHSLRHD
- a CDS encoding DUF4032 domain-containing protein, translated to MPRFVATRPDTGLLSLPWDIPLEEWPEDQLVALPRGISRHVVRFVRVNGTVYAIKEVMEHLAMHEYRLLRDLERLDSPSVEPVGVITDRLDKNGEPLDSILVTKHLQFSLPYRALFSSTLRPDTVNRLIDALVALIVRLHLLGFFWGDCSLSNTLFRRDAGAFAAYLVDAETGELHQDISDGQRAHDLYTAEINLFGELSDLEEGGLLDATIDPLETIHSITARYEALWKELTAPEEFHTDEMHRLDSRIRRLNELGFDVAEIDIITDWDGSQVRIQPKVVDAGHHSRRLLRLTGLDVEENQARRLLNDLDSYSASTDQQGEDEEIVAHQWLTEVFEPVVRSVPRDLKRKLEPAEVFHEVLEHRWFLSEQAGHEVDTMEAARSYVETVLAAKPDEKLTLPPPPPPGATLDPDLD
- a CDS encoding type II toxin-antitoxin system VapC family toxin — translated: MIYLDTAALVKLVRREVESDALVDWIADRPDELLVSSALSEVELPRALRRTEPALLAALPGVLGRIAVYEIDELVRSTAAAYDDPAIRSLDAIHLATADAVLADDLTAFVTYNRRLLAAAEDLGLPVAAPAA
- a CDS encoding acyl-CoA dehydrogenase family protein — encoded protein: MAVDRLLPTEEAGELLGLVRDLCEHELAPYAAKAEETETFPREAFHTLGKAGLLGLPYPEQYGGAEQPYEVYLQMLEEIAAAWMSVGVGLSVHTMTSYAIATFGTADQRELLLPDMVGGELLGAYALSEPQAGSDISGMTTKAVRDGDHYVLSGTKSWITHGSHADFYTTFARTSADPKHGISAFHVPASAEGLSFGAPERKMGLTGSTTTLVNYDGVRVPVANLIGNEGDGMRIALSALDSGRLGIAACAVGLAQAALDLAASYALGREQFGHPISDFQGMQFLLADMAAATESARSTYIQAARRRDLGRPFTQQAAIAKLVCTDAAMKVTTDAVQVLGGYGYTREFPAERYMREAKVTQIFEGTNQIQRLVISRDLLRSVR
- a CDS encoding type II toxin-antitoxin system Phd/YefM family antitoxin, with protein sequence MAEIPVRVLNQETAKVLARVKQGEEIEITERGAVIARLVPAKPSPVARLLETGKLRLPRSTGPMPHPRGEIRTDRQAGELLEELRGEERY